The genomic stretch ACAAATGGGGTATTGGCCTTGGAGCGGGTATCGCCATCGGCCTCGGCGCCCTGGGCTGCGGTATCGGCCAGGGCATCGCCGGTTCGGGAGCCGTGCAGGGCATCGCCCGCAACCCCGGAGCCGCCGGTCAGATCCAGACCCCGATGATCATCGCGCTGGCGCTGATCGAGTCGATCTCCCTGTACGCCTTCGTCATCGGGATCCTGCTCACCAACGCGCTCTAGTCGCA from bacterium encodes the following:
- the atpE gene encoding ATP synthase F0 subunit C, which gives rise to MILFFVALALVPDIAFAADGGDYKWGIGLGAGIAIGLGALGCGIGQGIAGSGAVQGIARNPGAAGQIQTPMIIALALIESISLYAFVIGILLTNAL